The window ATCACCTGCAACGGCATCGTCGGCCTGTCCCTCCTCGTCGGAGCACTGCGCAACCGCGTCGCCGTCTTCAACGCCGAGGGCTCCGGCGCGGCCCTCGCCACCGTCGCCACCCTCGCCACCCTCAGCCTCGTGCTGCCCACCTTCACCACCTCGAAGCCGGGACCGGAGTTCTCCACCGCCCAGCTGACCTTCGCGGCCTGTGCCTCACTCGCTCTCTACGGCCTGTTCGTCGCCGTCCAGACGGTCCGTCACCGCGACTACTTCCTGCCCGTGGACACCAAGCGCCGCCGGGCGGAGGCGGCCCAGGCCGCGGCGGCCGCCGCGGCGGGCGAGGAGGACGAGCACGCGGCCCCGCCCACCTCCCGCGCCGCCCTCATCAGCCTCGGTCTGCTCCTCGTCGCCCTCGTCGCCGTCGTCGGGGACGCCAAGGCCGTCTCCCCGACCATCGAGCGCGGGGTCGCCAACGCCGGACTGCCCAACGCCGTCGTCGGTGTGATCATCGCCCTGCTGGTCCTGGCCCCCGAGACCCTGGCCGCCGTCCGCGCCGCCCGCCGCGACCGCGTACAGACCAGCCTCAACCTCGCCTACGGCTCCGCGATCGCCAGCATCGGCCTGACCATCCCGGCCATCGCACTGGCCTCGATCTGGCTCTCCGGGCCGCTGCTGCTCGGCCTCGGCCCGATCCACATGGTGCTGCTCGCCCTCACCGTGGTGGTGAGCGCCCTCACCATCGTGCCCGGCCGGGCCACCCTGCTCCAGGGCGGCGTCCACATCGTGCTGCTCGCCGCGTACCTGTTCCTCGCGGTCAGCCCCTGACCCGTCCGCGCGCGCTGCGGCCCCAGGGACGGACACACCGTCCCGGGGGCCGCGCGGATCTCCGGGCGTCAGCGCCGCTCGCGCGGCCACACCACCCTCAGCCCCGGCGAGGTGAGGATGTCCCGCTCGCAGTACCGCGCCTTCACCCACCGCTCCCGCGAGAACAGCGCGGTCTGGTCCGCGTGGTAGGGGGAGTTCGGGTTCGACGACTGGCTGTACGTCAGCAGGGTGCGCGCCACCGGGCAGCCACTGCCGTCCCAACCGACCGCCTGCATGTGGCTGGAGCCGTGCGCGACCTCCGGGTAGCCGCCGGCCGGCGCGTTCCACGGCGCCTCGATCTTGTTCCAGACCCCCAGCGCCTCGGTGCCACCGCCGACCGGCAACTTGCGGCCGTCGCGCACCACGAACTGGTGCTGGCCCAGCGGGGCGTCCAGGGCGATCCCCGCCGTCCTCAACTCCACGACCGTGTCCGCGAGCGCCCTGCCGACACCGGGCGCCGCCCGGTTCAACGTGTGCGGCGTGCGCACCGGATCGGCCACCGAGAACGGCACCGACCACAGCTCCTTGGCCGGGGTGCTCGCCGTGAGCCTGCGCCAGAACCGGTCGAAGAGCAGTGCGCCCCGACTGGAGCTGTTCGCCGTGCGGTCCCAGCCCGCCAGCACCCCGCAGGCCGCCGAGACGTCCACCGCCGCACCGTCGCTTCCGGTCGCCGTGCCCCCGGGCAGGGCCGCACAGGCCTTCGCCGCGTCGGCCGCCGCCAGGTCGCCGGCCGGGACCCGGTTCGCGTACTGCTGCCGCTCCAGATCGGCCACCGTCAGCCGCCCCTTCGCGGCCATCGCCGCCACGTCCTCCAGCGCACCGCGCGTACGCAGCGAGCGCGGACCGGCGGCCGTGCCCCAGATCCGCTCGTACCCGGTCAGCGGCCGGTCCGCGTTGGCGAGCCAGGCGCTGTCGTTGGAGTTCTCGGCGTACGGGGCGTCACGCAGCGTCGGCGCCCGGCCCGGGCCGAACACCCCCGGCTGTACCGCGTCCGGGTCGGAGCCGAGCGCGCACGCGCCGCGCGAGCCGTCCAGCACGGCCAGCCCCGAGGACGGGTACGTGGCCCGGCCGAGCGGGGTGGAACAGCGCGCGGCGAGTTCGTCGGTGATCCGCGGCAGCACCTGGCTCTGCGTGAAGAGGGTGCCGCCCGCCGAGTCCGCGGCGATCGTGTTGACCCAGGGCAGCCCCTGGGTGCGCCTCAGGGCGTCCTGGATCCCGGCGACCGAACGGGCCTGGCCCAGGGCGAGCGTGGTGTCGGAGCCGCGCAGGTTGCGGGAGTTGGGGTCGTTCAGCGCGTACGCCGTCGTCCTCGTCCAGGGCAGCGGCAGTCCCGCCCCGAGGTCCGCGACGACGGGCCCGTACCGGGTCCACCACTGGCTGCGGGTGACGGGCGCCCCGCCCGCGACCGGGACGGTGACCTTCCGCTCGGTCATCCTCTCCGGTTCGCCGTCGACCAGGTAGGACGTGGGGTCGGCCGGGTCGAGGGTCAACTGGTGCAGATTGACCGGGGTTCCGGTGGCGACGGTGTTGCTCCACGCCACCTTGTCGTTGAAGCCGATGTTCACCACGGCGTTGCCGAGCAGCGAGGCACCGGAGACGTTGAGCTCGCCGGGGATGGTCTGCTGCGACTGCCAGAACCGTCGGCCGCCCTGCCAGGGGTAGTGCGGATTGCCCAGGAGCAGACCGCTCCCGGAGGCCGTCGTGGAACCGGCGAAGGCCACCGCGTTGGACCCCATGTCGTACCGGCCGGTGTCGAAGAACCGGCGCGCCGCCTCGGCGGCGGACGCCGGATCGACCTCCGGTCCGGGCTGCGCGCGGGCGCTCGCGCCGGGCGGCCTCGCCCCCGCGATGCCGTCGACGGCGCGCCCCTCGCCGCCGAGGACCGAGACCGCGAAACCGCGCGCGGCCACGTCGGTGGCGGTGACCGGGCGCACCCAGCCCGCGCCCTTGCAGGCCGGGTCGGTGATCTTGTTCTGGGCCAGCCAGGCGTTGTACCCGGCGGCCCATCCCCGCATCAGCTCCCGGACCTCCTTGCCGGGACCCGCCGGGGCAGGGGTGGCCAGCAGTTTCTCCACGGTGCCGGAGTCCCGGACCCCCTTGAAGTACAGGTCGCCGGCCAGGTTCGTGGTCGCCGAGGACAGCGAGCCGTCGGGCGCGGCGTCCGGGCCGAACCAGCGCGAGCGCTCCCCGGACACGGTCAGGAACCCGTCCGCGAGCACGCAGACCTGGTCGGCGGCCTGGGCCCAACCGGTGCCGAAACCGAGGTGCGCGTAGTCCCGGGCCAGGATGTGGGGGATGCCGTTCTCGGTGTAGCGGATGACGGCGGACAGACCGCCGCCGGACGGACCGCGCTCGACGTCGGCCGATGCCGCGGCCGTGGCCTGGGGCAACGCGGCCGCGGCGGCGAGCAGCGCGGCCCCGACGAGGGCGACGCGACGACGTAAGGGACGGGTGCGGATGTGCAACGTACCTCCCAAGTGGCCTGTGCTGGGGCGTGGTTGCCCGTGAAACAGGCGATGCTTGCGTGCCCCCACACTCATGCAGGCCACCCGACGATCTGTCAACGTCCCGTTTGGTATCCGGTTGTTGACCTCGGGTGGGGGAGGGGGAAGGATCGCGCCATGACGCCACAGGGAGCCATGACGCCGGACGGAGCCGTGACGCCGGGGGACGCCTCGACCGCCGCGAATGCCGCGACGACCGGGGGGTCGGAGCGAGCGATCCGAGAGAACACGGTCGACGGGCTGCTCCGCGACAGCGCCCTGCGGGTCCCCGACCGGGTGGCGCTGCGCTACCGCGAGCGGACCTGGACGTACGCGGAACTCGACGCGGCCGTCACCACCGGCGCCGCCGTGCTGCGCGAGCGGTACGGCCTGGCCGCCGGCGACCGGGTCGCGACCTACGCCCACAACTGCGACGCCTACGTCCTCGCCTTCCTCGCCTGCGCACGCGCCGGGCTCACGCACGTCCCCGTCAACCAGAACCTCACCGGCGAGGACCTCGCGTACATCCTGGGGAACTGCGCGAGCGCGCTCGTGCTCGCCGACCCGGAGCTCGCCGGCCGGATCCCCGCCGGACACGCCGTGCGCGCCCTGCGCGACGCCCCGGACTCCTTCCTCGCGGACCTGGCCGAGCCGCTGCCCTTCGTCCCGGACCGGACCGCGGACGCCGTGGTGCAACTGCTCTACACCTCCGGGACCACCGCCCTGCCCAAGGGCGCGATGATGACCCACCGCGCGCTGGCGCACGAGTACGAGAGCGCCGTCGTCGCCCTGGACCTGGTCGAGACGGACCGGCCCGTGCACTCGCTGCCCCTCTACCACTCGGCGCAGACGCACGTGTTCCTGCTGCCCTACCTGGCCGTGGGCGCGGAGAACACCGTCCTCGACGCGCCGGTCGCGCAGGAGATCCTCGGCCTGGTGGAGGCGGGCCGGGCGGACAGTCTCTTCGCCCCGCCGACGGTGTGGATCGGGCTGGCCAACCACCCCGGGTTCGACCGGCGGGACCTGGGCGCGCTGCGCAAGGCCTACTACGGGGCCTCGATCATGCCGGTGCCCGTCCTGGAACGGCTGCGGGCGCGACTGCCCGGGCTCGCGTTCTACAACTGCTTCGGGCAGAGCGAGATCGGCCCGCTGGCCACGGTGCTGGGACCGGACGAACACGAGGGCCGGATGGACTCGTGCGGGCGACCCGTGCGCCACGTCGAGGCGAAGGTCGTCGACGAGGACGGAGCCGACGTCGCGGACGGGGTCGCGGGCGAGGTGGTCTACCGCTCGCCGCAGTTGTGCCTCGGCTACTGGAACGACCCCGAGGCGACCGCGAAG of the Streptomyces sp. NBC_01426 genome contains:
- a CDS encoding calcium:proton antiporter yields the protein MSTATHRSPLTDWTVVVPVVALIALVFSWGRDLPGLAVVLVSLCLGGAVLAAVHHAEVVAHRVGEPFGSLVLAVAVTVIEVALIVTLMADGGPKTASLARDTVFAAVMITCNGIVGLSLLVGALRNRVAVFNAEGSGAALATVATLATLSLVLPTFTTSKPGPEFSTAQLTFAACASLALYGLFVAVQTVRHRDYFLPVDTKRRRAEAAQAAAAAAAGEEDEHAAPPTSRAALISLGLLLVALVAVVGDAKAVSPTIERGVANAGLPNAVVGVIIALLVLAPETLAAVRAARRDRVQTSLNLAYGSAIASIGLTIPAIALASIWLSGPLLLGLGPIHMVLLALTVVVSALTIVPGRATLLQGGVHIVLLAAYLFLAVSP
- a CDS encoding penicillin acylase family protein, which translates into the protein MRTRPLRRRVALVGAALLAAAAALPQATAAASADVERGPSGGGLSAVIRYTENGIPHILARDYAHLGFGTGWAQAADQVCVLADGFLTVSGERSRWFGPDAAPDGSLSSATTNLAGDLYFKGVRDSGTVEKLLATPAPAGPGKEVRELMRGWAAGYNAWLAQNKITDPACKGAGWVRPVTATDVAARGFAVSVLGGEGRAVDGIAGARPPGASARAQPGPEVDPASAAEAARRFFDTGRYDMGSNAVAFAGSTTASGSGLLLGNPHYPWQGGRRFWQSQQTIPGELNVSGASLLGNAVVNIGFNDKVAWSNTVATGTPVNLHQLTLDPADPTSYLVDGEPERMTERKVTVPVAGGAPVTRSQWWTRYGPVVADLGAGLPLPWTRTTAYALNDPNSRNLRGSDTTLALGQARSVAGIQDALRRTQGLPWVNTIAADSAGGTLFTQSQVLPRITDELAARCSTPLGRATYPSSGLAVLDGSRGACALGSDPDAVQPGVFGPGRAPTLRDAPYAENSNDSAWLANADRPLTGYERIWGTAAGPRSLRTRGALEDVAAMAAKGRLTVADLERQQYANRVPAGDLAAADAAKACAALPGGTATGSDGAAVDVSAACGVLAGWDRTANSSSRGALLFDRFWRRLTASTPAKELWSVPFSVADPVRTPHTLNRAAPGVGRALADTVVELRTAGIALDAPLGQHQFVVRDGRKLPVGGGTEALGVWNKIEAPWNAPAGGYPEVAHGSSHMQAVGWDGSGCPVARTLLTYSQSSNPNSPYHADQTALFSRERWVKARYCERDILTSPGLRVVWPRERR
- a CDS encoding fatty acyl-CoA synthetase; this encodes MTPQGAMTPDGAVTPGDASTAANAATTGGSERAIRENTVDGLLRDSALRVPDRVALRYRERTWTYAELDAAVTTGAAVLRERYGLAAGDRVATYAHNCDAYVLAFLACARAGLTHVPVNQNLTGEDLAYILGNCASALVLADPELAGRIPAGHAVRALRDAPDSFLADLAEPLPFVPDRTADAVVQLLYTSGTTALPKGAMMTHRALAHEYESAVVALDLVETDRPVHSLPLYHSAQTHVFLLPYLAVGAENTVLDAPVAQEILGLVEAGRADSLFAPPTVWIGLANHPGFDRRDLGALRKAYYGASIMPVPVLERLRARLPGLAFYNCFGQSEIGPLATVLGPDEHEGRMDSCGRPVRHVEAKVVDEDGADVADGVAGEVVYRSPQLCLGYWNDPEATAKAFRGGWFRSGDLAVRDAEGYFTVVDRVKDVINSGGVLVASRQVEDVLYTHPGVAEAAVVGLSDERWIEAVTAVVVPRGEVTEAELMAYARERLAHFKAPKRVLFVDALPRNASGKILKRELRDRFGGQDH